The Actinomadura sp. WMMB 499 genome includes a window with the following:
- a CDS encoding NAD(P)/FAD-dependent oxidoreductase, producing the protein MTHGVVIIGSGFGGIGMAIRLGMAGVRDVVLLEKARDLGGTWRDNTYPGAACDVPSHLYSFSFEPKTDWTRRFPPQPEILDYLRHCARKYGVLDKIRFGTEVTEARFDEDAALWRISTTGGELEARVLVAAAGQLNRPALPEIAGRESFAGPSFHSARWDHGTDLRGRRVALIGTGASAIQIVPELAREVAELRLYQRTPPYVIDKPDRPYPAWKQAVLRNVPGAYALSRARIYTQLESRALGFFKYPKLMGLMEHRFRRDLRDAVGDPGLRDALQPGYRMGCKRILVSNDYYPALIRPNVHLMTDPIERITPSGVATSGGEHPADVLVYATGFSTTDFLAPMKIVGRDGRELNEAWRDGARAHLGITVSGFPNLFLLYGPYTNLGHNSIIYMLESQFRYVLGCVNVLRRHALDWIDVRPDVEDAFVREMRSRMRGTVWEGGCDSWYRQADGTVVNNWPGFTFAYRNATRRPDPRHFRARRAG; encoded by the coding sequence ATGACGCACGGCGTGGTGATCATCGGAAGCGGGTTCGGCGGCATCGGGATGGCCATCCGGCTCGGCATGGCCGGGGTGCGCGACGTGGTGCTCCTGGAGAAGGCCCGCGACCTCGGCGGAACCTGGCGCGACAACACCTATCCGGGCGCCGCCTGCGACGTCCCGTCGCACCTGTACTCGTTCTCGTTCGAGCCGAAGACCGACTGGACGCGCCGGTTCCCGCCGCAGCCCGAGATCCTCGACTACCTGCGGCACTGCGCGCGCAAGTACGGCGTCCTGGACAAGATCCGGTTCGGTACCGAGGTCACCGAGGCGCGCTTCGACGAGGACGCCGCGCTGTGGCGGATCTCCACCACGGGCGGCGAGCTGGAGGCGCGCGTGCTGGTGGCGGCGGCCGGGCAGCTCAACCGGCCGGCCCTCCCGGAGATCGCGGGCCGCGAGTCCTTCGCCGGGCCGAGCTTCCACTCCGCCCGCTGGGACCACGGCACCGACCTGCGCGGGCGCCGCGTCGCCCTGATCGGGACGGGCGCCAGCGCGATCCAGATCGTCCCCGAGCTCGCGCGGGAGGTCGCCGAGCTGCGGCTCTACCAGCGGACTCCCCCGTACGTGATCGACAAGCCCGACCGGCCCTACCCGGCCTGGAAGCAGGCCGTCCTCAGGAACGTGCCGGGCGCGTACGCGCTGAGCCGCGCCCGCATCTACACGCAGCTCGAGTCGCGCGCACTGGGCTTCTTCAAGTATCCGAAGCTGATGGGCCTCATGGAGCACCGGTTCCGGCGGGACCTGCGCGACGCCGTCGGCGATCCGGGCCTGCGGGACGCGCTCCAGCCCGGCTACCGGATGGGGTGCAAGCGGATCCTGGTGTCCAACGACTACTATCCGGCTCTCATCAGGCCGAACGTCCACCTGATGACCGACCCGATCGAGCGGATCACGCCGTCGGGCGTCGCGACGTCCGGCGGCGAGCACCCGGCCGACGTGCTCGTCTACGCGACCGGGTTCAGCACCACCGACTTCCTCGCCCCCATGAAGATCGTCGGACGGGACGGCCGGGAGCTGAACGAGGCGTGGCGGGACGGCGCCCGCGCCCACCTCGGGATCACCGTCAGCGGCTTCCCGAACCTGTTCCTGCTCTACGGCCCGTACACCAACCTGGGGCACAACTCGATCATCTACATGCTCGAGTCGCAGTTCCGGTACGTCCTCGGCTGCGTGAACGTCCTCCGCCGCCACGCGCTCGACTGGATCGACGTGCGCCCGGACGTCGAGGACGCGTTCGTCCGGGAGATGCGGTCGCGGATGCGCGGCACCGTGTGGGAGGGGGGCTGCGACAGCTGGTACCGGCAGGCGGACGGGACGGTCGTGAACAACTGGCCCGGGTTCACGTTCGCCTACCGCAACGCCACCCGGCGTCCCGATCCGCGCCACTTCCGCGCCCGGCGGGCGGGGTGA
- a CDS encoding SDR family oxidoreductase, which translates to MPTAFITGATAGIGAAFARRLASDGFDLVLLARDTARLDRTAAELRDRYRVRAETLTADLATEEGLAAAEARVREGVDLLVNNAGFGNKGVFLDVPVDAELTMLKVHCEAVLRLTRAAVPGMLERGRGGVINVSSVAAFATRGTYGASKAWVVSFSEGVAEDIAARSGGRVRVMALCPGFVHTEFHERARMDMSDVPDFMWLDKDAVVDAGLRDLRRGLRVSVPGVQYKTIVGFTRLLPRGLVSRLSSTRGRRYD; encoded by the coding sequence ATGCCGACCGCCTTCATCACCGGCGCGACCGCCGGCATCGGCGCCGCCTTCGCCCGGCGGCTCGCCTCCGACGGGTTCGACCTCGTGCTGCTCGCCCGCGACACCGCCCGCCTCGACCGGACCGCCGCCGAGCTGCGCGACCGGTACCGGGTGCGCGCCGAGACGCTGACCGCCGACCTGGCCACCGAGGAGGGCCTGGCCGCCGCGGAGGCACGGGTCCGCGAGGGCGTCGACCTCCTGGTCAACAACGCCGGATTCGGCAACAAGGGCGTCTTCCTCGACGTGCCGGTCGACGCCGAGCTCACGATGCTGAAGGTGCACTGCGAGGCCGTCCTGCGCCTCACCCGGGCCGCCGTCCCCGGCATGCTCGAGCGCGGCCGCGGCGGCGTGATCAACGTGTCGTCGGTCGCGGCGTTCGCGACGCGCGGCACCTACGGCGCGTCCAAGGCGTGGGTGGTGAGCTTCAGCGAGGGCGTCGCCGAGGACATCGCGGCCCGCTCCGGCGGCCGCGTCCGCGTCATGGCGCTCTGCCCCGGCTTCGTGCACACCGAGTTCCACGAGCGCGCCCGGATGGACATGTCGGACGTCCCGGACTTCATGTGGCTCGACAAGGACGCCGTCGTCGACGCCGGGCTCCGCGACCTGCGCCGCGGGCTGCGCGTCAGCGTACCGGGCGTCCAGTACAAGACGATCGTGGGCTTCACCCGGCTGCTGCCCCGGGGTCTCGTCTCGCGCCTCTCGTCCACGCGCGGGCGCAGATACGACTGA
- a CDS encoding DMT family transporter, producing the protein MGHDLGHAALALIATTTYYVAFLIFRVSARRMEPLRGGHPFRVARLMLTDPIWLGGGLLLFLGLGYEIVAFSLLPLAVVQPIFAVGLVLLVAYAVWFLDERLAPREWASMGLFVLATVLIGVSASPGEPVADATLAGTLASPWPMLALCVPAFLVAALVWLVGDRKVSGRHARRLSGVAYGIGAGACAGLAEAGIRGIAIVYADTGSLWAVLESPYPYLTLGFAAIALGQLQVALQRCRVAIVAAVLTVIGRLYLIVSGTVLFGEEWPRDAGPFLLRAAGFGLALAALALFPRYEQEPRPERVHQTA; encoded by the coding sequence ATGGGTCACGACCTGGGCCACGCCGCCCTCGCGCTGATCGCGACCACTACTTACTACGTCGCGTTCCTGATCTTCCGGGTGTCCGCGCGCCGGATGGAACCGCTGCGCGGCGGGCACCCGTTCCGCGTCGCCCGGCTGATGCTGACCGACCCGATCTGGCTCGGCGGCGGGCTGCTGCTCTTCCTCGGGCTCGGCTACGAGATCGTCGCGTTCTCGCTGCTGCCGCTCGCGGTCGTGCAGCCGATCTTCGCCGTCGGGCTCGTCCTGCTCGTCGCGTACGCCGTGTGGTTCCTGGACGAGCGGCTGGCGCCCCGCGAATGGGCAAGCATGGGGCTGTTCGTGCTGGCCACCGTGCTCATCGGCGTCTCCGCCTCCCCCGGTGAGCCGGTCGCGGACGCGACGCTGGCCGGCACTCTCGCCTCGCCGTGGCCGATGCTCGCGCTGTGCGTCCCGGCGTTCCTCGTCGCGGCCCTGGTCTGGCTCGTCGGGGACCGGAAGGTGAGCGGGCGGCACGCCCGGCGGCTGTCCGGAGTCGCCTACGGCATCGGCGCCGGGGCCTGCGCGGGCCTCGCCGAGGCCGGGATCCGCGGCATCGCGATCGTCTACGCGGACACCGGCAGCCTCTGGGCCGTCCTGGAGTCGCCCTACCCGTACCTCACGCTGGGGTTCGCCGCGATCGCGCTCGGCCAGCTGCAGGTCGCGCTGCAGCGGTGCCGGGTGGCGATCGTCGCGGCCGTCCTGACCGTGATCGGACGGCTGTACCTGATCGTCAGCGGGACCGTCCTGTTCGGCGAGGAGTGGCCGCGCGATGCGGGGCCGTTCCTGCTGCGGGCGGCCGGTTTCGGCCTCGCCCTCGCCGCCCTCGCCCTGTTCCCCCGCTACGAGCAGGAGCCGCGTCCGGAGCGGGTGCACCAGACCGCGTGA
- a CDS encoding NAD-dependent epimerase/dehydratase family protein gives MRILVTGAGGYIGYAVARRLAAAGHEVDGLVRRAADLPRGVRAVTGDLLGALPPGPYDAVCHLAARTRVRESFDDPLAYYETNVGGTLALLRALGGGGAHVVFGSTAAVYGAPPEGRPIPETAATAPAGPYGATKLAAEQMIRQYARTGAIGATVLRTFNVSGSVDGRPDPDPTRLIPKALAVAAGRAPHLEINGDGLAVREYLHVDDLAAAYVRALEAAARPGEDRVYNVGTGTGTAVHEVVATVERVTGRPVPAHRRPAVPEPPELVCDAAAIRADLGWRASRALPELIADAWNALTRTND, from the coding sequence ATGCGGATCCTGGTCACCGGCGCGGGCGGGTACATCGGCTACGCGGTCGCGCGGCGGCTGGCGGCGGCGGGCCACGAGGTGGACGGGCTCGTCCGCCGGGCGGCGGACCTGCCGCGCGGTGTCCGTGCCGTCACCGGCGACCTGCTCGGCGCCCTGCCCCCGGGCCCCTACGACGCCGTGTGCCATCTCGCGGCGCGCACCCGCGTCCGCGAGTCCTTCGACGATCCGCTCGCCTACTACGAGACGAACGTGGGCGGCACCCTCGCGCTGCTGCGGGCTCTCGGCGGCGGCGGCGCGCACGTCGTGTTCGGGTCGACCGCCGCCGTGTACGGCGCGCCGCCGGAGGGGCGGCCGATCCCGGAGACGGCGGCGACCGCGCCGGCCGGCCCGTACGGCGCGACCAAGCTCGCCGCCGAGCAGATGATCCGGCAGTACGCCCGCACGGGCGCGATCGGCGCGACGGTCCTGCGCACGTTCAACGTCTCCGGCTCGGTCGACGGGCGGCCCGACCCCGACCCCACCCGGCTGATCCCGAAGGCCCTCGCGGTCGCGGCCGGGCGCGCCCCGCACCTGGAGATCAACGGCGACGGCCTGGCGGTCCGCGAGTACCTGCACGTGGACGATCTCGCGGCCGCGTACGTCCGCGCGCTGGAGGCCGCCGCACGCCCCGGCGAGGACCGCGTCTACAACGTCGGCACCGGGACGGGCACGGCCGTCCACGAGGTGGTCGCCACCGTCGAGCGGGTCACCGGACGGCCCGTCCCCGCGCACCGGCGCCCGGCCGTCCCGGAGCCGCCGGAGCTGGTCTGCGACGCCGCCGCGATCCGCGCCGACCTGGGCTGGCGGGCGTCCCGCGCACTCCCGGAGCTCATCGCGGACGCATGGAACGCCCTCACCCGCACGAACGACTAA
- a CDS encoding co-chaperone GroES, producing the protein MSEPKFEVQMLHDRVMIRVEKDSGERRSTGGIVIPATVEETNRLVWGEVCGVGHHVRVVKPGDRVLFHPGDQYEVEIQGENYLVMRERDLHAIASERPEHGTGLYL; encoded by the coding sequence GTGTCCGAGCCGAAGTTCGAAGTCCAGATGCTCCACGACCGCGTCATGATCAGGGTCGAGAAGGACAGCGGGGAGCGCCGCAGCACCGGCGGGATCGTGATCCCCGCGACGGTCGAGGAGACCAACCGCCTGGTCTGGGGCGAGGTCTGCGGGGTCGGCCACCACGTGCGCGTCGTCAAGCCCGGCGACCGCGTCCTGTTCCACCCGGGCGACCAGTACGAAGTCGAGATCCAGGGCGAGAACTACCTGGTCATGCGCGAGCGCGACCTGCACGCCATCGCCAGCGAGCGCCCCGAGCACGGCACCGGCCTCTACCTCTGA
- the aztA gene encoding zinc ABC transporter ATP-binding protein AztA, protein MDETAITMRGIRAGYGAATVLHDITARVPRSRVTALVGHNGSGKSTLLGVLAGTLAPTAGTLERASGRRPALVLQHTDVPAALPMTVRDTVAMGCWARRGWWRPLTRADRTVVADCMERVGVADLARRQLGGLSGGQYQRVLIAQGLAQRSDLLLLDEPGAGLDRDARRRILEIFDDLVSAGVTIVHATHDADAAAHAAHRLPLREGRLLAEEPPAPASATAGRAGQADQR, encoded by the coding sequence ATGGACGAGACAGCGATCACCATGCGCGGGATCCGGGCGGGCTACGGCGCCGCGACGGTGCTGCACGACATCACGGCCCGCGTGCCGCGGTCGCGGGTGACCGCCCTCGTGGGCCACAACGGCTCGGGAAAGTCGACGCTGCTCGGCGTCCTCGCGGGGACCCTCGCGCCGACGGCGGGCACGCTCGAGCGCGCGAGCGGGCGGCGGCCCGCGCTGGTGCTCCAGCACACCGACGTCCCGGCCGCGCTGCCCATGACGGTGCGCGACACGGTGGCGATGGGGTGCTGGGCGCGGCGCGGCTGGTGGCGGCCGCTCACCAGGGCGGACCGGACGGTGGTCGCGGACTGCATGGAACGGGTGGGCGTCGCGGATCTGGCCCGCAGGCAGCTGGGCGGCCTGTCCGGCGGCCAGTACCAGCGCGTGCTCATCGCCCAGGGGCTCGCCCAGCGGTCCGACCTGCTGCTGCTCGACGAGCCGGGCGCGGGGCTGGACCGGGACGCCCGGCGGCGCATCCTCGAGATCTTCGACGACCTCGTCTCGGCCGGCGTCACGATCGTCCACGCGACGCACGACGCCGACGCCGCCGCGCACGCCGCGCACCGGCTGCCGCTCCGGGAGGGCCGGCTGCTCGCCGAGGAGCCGCCCGCGCCCGCGTCAGCGACGGCGGGCCGGGCGGGGCAGGCGGATCAGAGGTAG
- the aztB gene encoding zinc ABC transporter permease AztB, giving the protein MEWLFAPFGVSFVERALFGGLLVSGICALAGTWVVLRGMAFLGDAMSHGMLPGVAAASMLNGSLFAGALVSAAAMALGVTALSRSPRLSQDTSIGLLFVGMLATGVILVSHSQSFAVDLTAFLFGDVLAVRPVDLALLAAALCVAAVIAAAGHRSFVALAFDPRKARTLGLRPRLAHALQLGLLTLAITASFHVVGTLLVFGLLIAPPAAMALWARSVPMVMAGAALLGALSTFTGLLVSWHLGTAAGATIAATAVALFFLSALGAGLRDRRPRGAPSAASPSTPDRREPEYSS; this is encoded by the coding sequence ATGGAGTGGCTTTTCGCCCCCTTTGGGGTGTCTTTCGTGGAGCGGGCGCTCTTCGGCGGGCTGCTGGTCTCCGGCATCTGCGCGCTGGCCGGCACGTGGGTGGTGCTGCGCGGCATGGCCTTCCTCGGCGACGCGATGTCGCACGGGATGCTGCCCGGCGTCGCGGCGGCGTCCATGCTGAACGGGAGCCTGTTCGCGGGCGCGCTGGTCAGCGCGGCCGCGATGGCGCTCGGGGTGACCGCCCTGTCCCGGTCGCCGCGGCTGTCCCAGGACACGAGCATCGGGCTGCTGTTCGTCGGCATGCTCGCCACCGGCGTGATCCTGGTGTCGCACTCGCAGAGCTTCGCGGTGGACCTGACGGCCTTCCTGTTCGGCGACGTGCTCGCCGTGCGGCCCGTCGACCTGGCGCTGCTCGCCGCGGCGCTGTGCGTCGCGGCCGTCATCGCCGCCGCCGGGCACCGCTCCTTCGTCGCCCTCGCCTTCGACCCGCGCAAGGCGCGGACCCTGGGCCTGCGGCCCCGGCTGGCCCACGCGCTGCAGCTGGGCCTGCTGACCCTCGCGATCACCGCGTCCTTCCACGTGGTGGGCACCCTGCTGGTGTTCGGGCTGCTGATCGCGCCGCCCGCCGCGATGGCGCTGTGGGCGCGCAGCGTCCCGATGGTGATGGCCGGGGCGGCGCTGCTCGGCGCGCTCTCGACCTTCACCGGCCTGCTCGTCTCCTGGCATCTGGGCACCGCGGCGGGCGCGACGATCGCCGCGACCGCCGTGGCCCTGTTCTTCCTCTCCGCGCTGGGCGCCGGCCTGCGCGACCGCCGTCCGCGCGGCGCGCCCTCCGCCGCGTCCCCGAGCACCCCCGACCGAAGGGAACCCGAGTACTCGTCATGA
- the aztC gene encoding zinc ABC transporter substrate-binding protein AztC, producing the protein MVTAAAPARRVVAVLAALWLAVSAAGCSALDSGGRSGVVVTTNILGDITRAIVGDRAEVTVLMKPDADPHSFGVSARDAARIENAALLIHNGLGLEEGVARNVRAAADQGVPTLAAGEKADPIPFAEGRTEAEPDPHFWTDPVRVLKAVDAITAQVVEHVDGIDEAGVRAAAAAYRERVEDLDGWMRAEFEKIPPERRNLVTNHHVFGYLAQRYGFEVIGAVIPSGTTLASPSGSDLESLATAVREADVRTVFADSSQPDRLARVMARETGLDIRVVPLYSESLTAADGGAPTYLRMMRANTEAITGGLAR; encoded by the coding sequence ATGGTGACCGCGGCGGCCCCGGCACGGCGCGTCGTCGCGGTCCTGGCGGCGCTGTGGCTGGCGGTGTCCGCGGCGGGCTGCTCGGCACTGGACTCCGGCGGGCGGTCGGGCGTCGTCGTCACGACCAACATCCTCGGCGACATCACCCGCGCCATCGTGGGCGACCGGGCCGAGGTGACGGTCCTGATGAAGCCCGACGCCGACCCGCATTCGTTCGGGGTGTCCGCGCGGGACGCCGCCCGCATCGAGAACGCCGCGCTGCTGATCCACAACGGCCTCGGCCTCGAGGAGGGCGTGGCGCGCAACGTCCGGGCCGCCGCCGACCAGGGCGTCCCGACGCTCGCCGCCGGCGAGAAGGCCGACCCGATCCCCTTCGCCGAGGGCCGCACCGAGGCCGAACCCGACCCGCACTTCTGGACCGACCCCGTCCGGGTGCTCAAGGCCGTCGACGCCATCACCGCCCAGGTCGTCGAGCACGTCGACGGCATCGACGAGGCGGGGGTCCGGGCGGCCGCGGCCGCGTACCGCGAGCGGGTCGAGGACCTGGACGGGTGGATGCGGGCCGAGTTCGAGAAGATCCCGCCCGAGCGCCGCAACCTGGTCACCAACCACCACGTGTTCGGCTACCTCGCCCAGCGCTACGGCTTCGAGGTCATCGGGGCCGTCATCCCCAGCGGCACCACGCTCGCCTCGCCCAGCGGATCGGACCTCGAGTCGCTCGCGACCGCGGTCCGCGAGGCGGACGTCCGCACGGTGTTCGCCGACTCCTCCCAGCCGGACCGGCTCGCCCGCGTGATGGCCCGGGAGACCGGCCTCGACATCCGGGTCGTCCCGCTCTACTCCGAGTCGCTCACCGCCGCCGACGGCGGCGCTCCCACCTACCTGCGCATGATGCGCGCCAACACCGAGGCGATCACCGGCGGCCTCGCACGCTGA
- the aztD gene encoding zinc metallochaperone AztD encodes MRFTLRSRAALPAAMVAAGLALSACGGQDDSGSAATDETSAPAAVKVKEPLVATYDGGLYVLDPATLKIVQDFPLEGFNRVNPAGDGRHVMVSTSTGFRVLDAAGARLTDDEFAAPKPGHVVHHAGKTVLFSDGTGKVTVFDSGELGGGGLPETETHDSEHPHHGVAVVLSGGEMLTTLGTEEERTGVHVLDANREEIARSEECPGVHGEATAEGEAVVIGCENGALLYRNGEITKVDAPDEYGRIGNQAGHEESPIVLGDYKTDPDAELERPERVSLIDTRTGELELVDLGTSYSFRSLARGPHGEALVLGTDGAIHVIDPESAEVTKRIEVVGEWREPLEWQQARPTLYVRDRTAYVTDPGSRTLHAVDIESGEVKTEARTPRPTNELTGA; translated from the coding sequence ATGAGATTCACCCTCCGGTCCAGGGCCGCGCTGCCCGCGGCGATGGTCGCGGCCGGTCTCGCGCTGAGCGCCTGCGGCGGCCAGGACGACTCCGGGTCGGCCGCGACCGACGAGACGTCCGCGCCCGCCGCCGTCAAGGTGAAGGAGCCGCTGGTCGCGACCTACGACGGCGGCCTGTACGTTCTCGATCCCGCCACGCTCAAGATCGTCCAGGACTTCCCGCTCGAGGGGTTCAACCGGGTCAACCCCGCGGGCGACGGCCGCCACGTCATGGTGTCCACCTCCACCGGATTCCGCGTGCTGGACGCCGCAGGCGCCCGGCTCACCGACGACGAGTTCGCCGCGCCCAAGCCCGGACACGTCGTCCACCACGCGGGCAAGACCGTGCTGTTCTCCGACGGCACCGGCAAGGTGACCGTCTTCGACTCCGGCGAGCTGGGCGGCGGCGGGCTGCCGGAGACCGAGACCCACGACAGCGAGCACCCGCACCACGGGGTGGCCGTGGTCCTCTCCGGCGGCGAGATGCTGACCACGCTCGGCACCGAGGAGGAGCGCACCGGCGTCCACGTCCTGGACGCGAACCGCGAGGAGATCGCGCGCAGCGAGGAATGCCCGGGCGTGCACGGCGAGGCGACCGCCGAGGGCGAGGCCGTCGTCATCGGCTGCGAGAACGGCGCGCTCCTCTACCGGAACGGCGAGATCACCAAGGTCGACGCGCCGGACGAGTACGGGCGCATCGGCAACCAGGCCGGCCACGAGGAGTCGCCGATCGTCCTCGGCGACTACAAGACCGACCCCGACGCCGAACTCGAGCGCCCCGAGCGGGTGTCGCTCATCGACACCCGGACCGGTGAGCTCGAACTGGTCGACCTCGGGACGAGCTACAGCTTCCGCTCCCTGGCGCGCGGCCCCCACGGAGAGGCCCTGGTCCTGGGCACCGACGGCGCGATCCACGTCATCGACCCCGAGAGTGCCGAGGTCACGAAGCGGATCGAGGTCGTGGGCGAGTGGCGGGAACCCCTGGAGTGGCAGCAGGCCCGCCCCACCCTCTACGTCCGTGACCGCACCGCGTACGTCACCGATCCCGGCAGCCGCACGCTGCACGCGGTCGACATCGAGTCGGGCGAGGTGAAGACCGAGGCGCGGACGCCCCGGCCGACCAACGAACTGACCGGGGCCTGA
- a CDS encoding DEAD/DEAH box helicase, translating into MSRPARPPRRGRSARPRPANARRTEPASTPPASSPALPPVDSFAELALPAPLLATLADRDVTAPFPIQAATLPNALAGRDVLGRGRTGSGKTLAFGLPLLARTAGHRAEPRAPLALVLVPTRELAQQVTDALEPYAAAVDLRLATVVGGLSITRQATALARGADVLVATPGRLADLIERGDCRLGRVRVTVLDEADQMTDMGFLPQVTRLLEQTPSGGQRMLFSATLDRNVDRLVQAFLGDPVTCSVDPPKGAVTTMEHHLLHIADTDKLETTAHIAARRERVIMFVAKKHAADRLVRKLTSRGVSAAALHGGKTQSQRNRALEGFRTEAVTVLVATDVAARGIHIDDLDLVVNIDPPADPKDYLHRSGRTARAGRAGTVVTVVLPDQRRDVDAMMAAAGITPRTTRVRPGDSELARITGARVPAPPPAAAAPRRAPQDGGRSRAPQDGGRRREAQDGRRREPQDGGRRRGAQPATAKAAGPKAAGPKRSRPRRRTSTDNT; encoded by the coding sequence ATGTCCCGTCCCGCCCGTCCGCCGCGCCGCGGCCGCTCCGCCCGTCCCCGCCCGGCGAACGCCCGGCGCACCGAACCGGCGAGCACCCCGCCGGCCTCGTCCCCGGCACTGCCCCCGGTCGACTCGTTCGCCGAACTGGCGCTGCCTGCGCCGCTCCTGGCGACGCTCGCCGACCGGGACGTGACCGCCCCGTTCCCGATCCAGGCCGCGACGCTGCCGAACGCGCTCGCCGGACGGGACGTCCTCGGCCGCGGGCGCACGGGCTCCGGCAAGACCCTCGCCTTCGGGCTGCCGCTGCTCGCCCGCACCGCCGGGCACCGCGCCGAACCGCGCGCACCGCTGGCACTCGTCCTGGTCCCGACGCGGGAACTCGCGCAGCAGGTCACCGACGCGCTCGAGCCGTACGCCGCCGCGGTGGACCTGCGGCTGGCCACCGTGGTCGGCGGGCTGTCGATCACCCGCCAGGCGACCGCCCTCGCCCGCGGCGCGGACGTCCTGGTCGCCACGCCCGGCCGCCTCGCCGACCTCATCGAACGCGGCGACTGCCGGCTCGGCCGGGTGCGCGTCACCGTGCTCGACGAGGCCGACCAGATGACCGACATGGGCTTCCTGCCGCAGGTGACCCGGCTCCTCGAGCAGACACCCTCCGGCGGGCAGCGGATGCTGTTCTCCGCGACGCTCGACCGCAACGTCGACCGGCTCGTCCAGGCGTTCCTCGGCGACCCCGTCACCTGCTCGGTCGACCCGCCGAAGGGCGCGGTCACCACCATGGAGCACCACCTCCTGCACATCGCCGACACCGACAAGCTCGAGACGACCGCGCACATCGCGGCCCGCCGCGAACGCGTGATCATGTTCGTGGCGAAGAAGCACGCCGCCGACCGGCTCGTCCGCAAGCTGACGTCCCGCGGCGTCAGCGCCGCCGCCCTGCACGGCGGCAAGACCCAGTCGCAGCGCAACCGCGCGCTCGAGGGCTTCCGCACCGAGGCCGTCACCGTGCTCGTCGCCACCGACGTCGCCGCCCGCGGCATCCACATCGACGACCTCGACCTCGTCGTCAACATCGACCCGCCCGCCGACCCCAAGGACTACCTGCACCGCAGCGGGCGCACGGCCCGCGCCGGGCGGGCCGGCACCGTGGTGACCGTCGTGCTGCCCGACCAGCGCCGCGACGTGGACGCCATGATGGCCGCGGCCGGCATCACCCCGCGCACCACCCGGGTGCGTCCGGGCGACAGCGAACTCGCCCGCATCACCGGCGCGCGCGTCCCCGCCCCGCCCCCGGCCGCGGCCGCCCCGCGCCGCGCCCCGCAGGACGGCGGCCGGTCCCGCGCCCCGCAGGACGGCGGCCGGCGCCGCGAAGCCCAGGACGGCCGGCGCCGCGAACCGCAGGACGGCGGCCGGCGCCGCGGGGCGCAGCCCGCCACGGCCAAGGCCGCCGGGCCCAAGGCCGCCGGGCCCAAGCGCTCGCGGCCCCGCCGCCGCACGTCCACCGACAACACCTGA
- a CDS encoding STAS domain-containing protein, translated as MPLTVQSRFHPIHADVAVVTLAGDVDISTAARLRDDLAALLGEGARHLVLDFGGVAFMDSSGLSVLAGISPLLRGAGMLALVSVNPRIRDVLRTTGLTRLFPIYSSVETAVLVLCDESRPS; from the coding sequence ATGCCCCTGACCGTGCAAAGCCGGTTCCATCCGATCCACGCCGACGTGGCCGTCGTGACCCTCGCCGGCGACGTGGACATCTCCACCGCCGCCCGGCTGCGCGACGACCTGGCCGCGCTGCTCGGCGAGGGCGCCCGCCACCTCGTGCTGGACTTCGGCGGCGTCGCGTTCATGGACTCCAGCGGGCTCAGCGTCCTGGCCGGGATCTCCCCGCTCCTGCGCGGCGCGGGCATGCTCGCCCTGGTCTCGGTGAACCCCCGGATCCGGGACGTGCTGCGCACCACCGGGCTCACCCGCCTCTTCCCGATCTACTCCTCGGTGGAAACGGCGGTCCTCGTCCTGTGCGACGAGAGCCGCCCTTCCTGA